The following are encoded in a window of Rhabdothermincola sediminis genomic DNA:
- a CDS encoding glucose 1-dehydrogenase, producing the protein MSGSFAGKVALVTGGASGIGRATVEQLAAAGARVVVADLDDVQGAGVADAVHASGGEAVFVRTDVAVPDEVEAMVAATLDRFERLDVAVNNAGRPGAYAALTDQTLEDWERTLAVNLTGTFMCLRAEISAMVTAGGGAIVNVASAAGLMGFAHLPAYVASKHGVIGLTKSVALEFARSGIRVNAVCPGNVRTQMLEGFAGGDEQTLQGMGRMQPIGRLGTPQEVAEAIVWLCSDAASFVTGHAMAVDGGVLAT; encoded by the coding sequence ATGAGCGGCTCGTTCGCTGGGAAGGTCGCGCTGGTCACCGGCGGAGCGTCGGGCATCGGGCGAGCGACGGTGGAGCAGCTCGCGGCCGCCGGCGCCAGGGTGGTGGTGGCCGACCTCGACGACGTGCAAGGTGCCGGCGTCGCCGACGCGGTCCATGCCAGCGGCGGGGAGGCGGTCTTCGTGCGCACCGACGTCGCCGTGCCTGATGAGGTGGAGGCGATGGTCGCTGCCACTCTGGACCGCTTCGAGCGACTCGACGTCGCCGTGAACAACGCCGGCCGTCCAGGCGCCTATGCGGCGCTCACCGACCAGACCCTCGAGGACTGGGAGCGCACCCTCGCGGTGAACCTCACGGGCACGTTCATGTGCCTCCGGGCCGAGATCAGCGCGATGGTGACCGCGGGCGGCGGTGCGATCGTGAACGTCGCCTCCGCCGCGGGGCTGATGGGCTTCGCTCACCTGCCCGCGTACGTCGCCAGCAAGCACGGGGTGATCGGTCTGACCAAGAGCGTGGCCTTGGAGTTCGCGAGGAGTGGCATCCGGGTCAACGCGGTGTGCCCTGGCAACGTGCGAACCCAGATGCTCGAAGGTTTCGCCGGCGGCGACGAGCAGACCCTGCAAGGGATGGGTCGCATGCAGCCCATCGGCCGTCTGGGCACACCGCAGGAAGTGGCGGAAGCGATCGTGTGGTTGTGCTCCGATGCGGCGTCGTTCGTCACCGGCCATGCCATGGCGGTGGACGGGGGAGTGCTGGCGACGTGA
- a CDS encoding EthD domain-containing protein, translating into MVKLVAFLKRKPGLTLEEFYDHWENRHGPLIANTPELARHIVRYEQHRRTALAGWMGTEGFDGVTIQWMVTPAALEAFIAEPAYAELIAPDEQRFLDTDSLVWMVTSEPTIVIDGPPA; encoded by the coding sequence ATGGTGAAGCTCGTCGCGTTCCTGAAGCGCAAACCGGGGTTGACCCTGGAGGAGTTCTACGACCACTGGGAGAACCGTCACGGCCCGCTGATCGCCAACACCCCGGAGCTGGCCCGCCACATCGTGCGCTACGAGCAGCACCGCCGGACCGCCCTCGCCGGCTGGATGGGCACCGAGGGTTTCGATGGGGTCACCATCCAGTGGATGGTGACCCCGGCAGCGTTGGAGGCGTTCATCGCCGAACCGGCCTACGCCGAGCTCATCGCCCCGGACGAGCAGCGCTTCCTCGACACCGACTCGCTGGTGTGGATGGTGACCAGCGAGCCGACCATCGTGATCGACGGGCCCCCGGCATGA
- a CDS encoding SDR family NAD(P)-dependent oxidoreductase, producing MAADPLPVRALMALLDGQRVAVTGGGSGIGEATAHRLVAEGARVAVLDVDGTAAQRVARDLDGVSVEVDVADTDAMQEAIAGAARDLGGLTGLVNNAGIGNLKALDEYAEAEWERLIAVNLKGAFNGIRAVVPHLRASGGGSIVNVASVSGVRPTRGEAPYAAAKAGVIALTRSAALEYGPEGIRVNCVSPGFIRTHLTEFAFANPAWIETLERRTPLRRAGTAEDVAKVVAFLCSDLAGYVTGQNLLVDGGSILPSAQVDHLLGELLGDPQRDA from the coding sequence ATGGCTGCGGATCCGCTCCCGGTACGCGCGCTGATGGCACTGCTCGACGGGCAACGGGTCGCCGTCACGGGCGGCGGATCGGGCATCGGGGAGGCGACCGCGCACCGCCTCGTGGCCGAGGGCGCCCGGGTGGCGGTGCTCGACGTCGACGGCACCGCCGCGCAGCGGGTCGCCCGGGACCTCGATGGTGTGTCCGTCGAGGTGGACGTCGCCGACACCGATGCCATGCAGGAGGCCATCGCCGGCGCGGCCCGCGACCTGGGCGGGCTGACCGGCCTGGTCAACAACGCGGGGATCGGCAACCTCAAGGCGCTGGACGAGTACGCCGAGGCCGAGTGGGAACGGCTGATCGCGGTCAACCTGAAGGGCGCGTTCAACGGCATCCGGGCAGTGGTGCCCCACCTGCGCGCCTCGGGCGGGGGGAGCATCGTGAACGTGGCGTCGGTGAGCGGGGTGCGCCCCACGAGGGGCGAGGCCCCCTATGCGGCGGCCAAAGCGGGGGTGATCGCACTCACCCGGAGCGCGGCCCTCGAATACGGCCCTGAGGGCATCCGGGTGAACTGCGTGTCCCCGGGGTTCATCCGCACCCACCTCACCGAGTTCGCCTTCGCGAACCCCGCGTGGATCGAGACCCTCGAGCGGCGGACGCCGCTTCGCCGGGCCGGTACCGCCGAGGACGTGGCGAAGGTCGTGGCGTTCCTGTGCTCGGATCTGGCTGGCTACGTCACCGGTCAGAACCTGCTGGTCGACGGCGGCAGCATCCTGCCGAGCGCGCAGGTCGATCACCTGCTCGGCGAGCTGCTCGGCGATCCCCAGCGCGACGCCTGA